A stretch of the Pan troglodytes isolate AG18354 chromosome 20, NHGRI_mPanTro3-v2.0_pri, whole genome shotgun sequence genome encodes the following:
- the A1BG gene encoding alpha-1B-glycoprotein: MSMLVVFLLLWGVTWGPVTEAAIFYETQPSLWAESKSLLKPSANVTLTCQARLETPDFQLFKNGVAQEPVHLDSPAIKHQFLLTGDTQGRYRCRSGLSTGWTQLSKLLELTGPKSLPAPWLSMTPVSWVTPGLKTTAVCRGGLRGVTFLLRREGDHEFLEVPEAQEDVEATFPVHQPGNYSCSYRTDGEGALSEPSATVTIEELAAPPPPVLMHRGESSQVLHPGNMVTLTCVAPLSGVDFQLRRGEKELLVPRSSTSPDRVFFHLNAVALGDGGHYTCRYRLHDNQNGWSGDSAPVELILSDETLPAPEFSPEPESSPEPESGRALRLRCLAPLEGARFALVREDRGGRRVHRFQSPAGTEALFELHNISVADSANYSCVYVDLKPPFGGSAPSERLELRVDGPPPRPQLRATWSGAVLAGRDAVLRCEGPIPDVTFELLREGETKAVKTVRTPGAAANLELIFVGPQHAGNYRCRYRSWVPHTFESELSDPVELLVAES; this comes from the exons ATGTCCATGCTCGTGGTCTTTCTCTTGCTGTGGG GTGTCACCTGGGGCCCAGTGACAGAAGCAGCCATAT TCTATGAGACCCAGCCCAGCCTGTGGGCAGAGTCCAAATCGCTGCTGAAACCCTCGGCCAATGTGACGCTGACGTGCCAGGCCCGCCTGGAGACCCCAGACTTCCAGCTGTTCAAGAATGGGGTGGCCCAGGAGCCTGTGCACCTTGACTCACCTGCCATCAAGCACCAGTTCCTGCTGACGGGTGACACCCAGGGCCGCTACCGCTGCCGCTCGGGCTTGTCCACAGGATGGACCCAGCTGAGCAAGCTCCTGGAGCTGACAGGGCCAA AGTCCTTGCCTGCTCCCTGGCTCTCGATGACGCCAGTGTCCTGGGTCACCCCCGGCCTGAAAACAACAGCAGTGTGCCGAGGTGGGCTGCGGGGTGTGACTTTTCTGCTGAGGCGGGAAGGCGACCATGAGTTTCTGGAGGTGCCTGAGGCCCAGGAGGATGTGGAGGCCACCTTTCCAGTCCATCAGCCTGGCAACTATAGCTGCAGCTACCGGACCGATGGGGAAGGCGCCCTCTCTGAGCCCAGCGCTACTGTGACCATTGAGGAGCTCG CTGCACCACCACCGCCTGTGCTGATGCACCGTGGAGAGTCCTCCCAGGTCCTGCACCCCGGCAACATGGTGACCCTCACCTGCGTGGCTCCCCTGAGTGGAGTGGACTTCCAGCTACGGCGCGGGGAGAAAGAGCTGCTGGTACCCAGGAGCAGCACCAGCCCAGACCGCGTCTTCTTTCACCTGAACGCGGTGGCCCTGGGGGATGGAGGTCACTACACCTGCCGCTACCGGCTGCACGACAACCAAAACGGCTGGTCCGGGGACAGCGCGCCGGTCGAGCTGATTCTGAGCGATG AGACGCTGCCCGCGCCGGAGTTCTCCCCGGAGCCGGAGTCCTCCCCGGAGCCGGAGTCCGGCAGGGCCTTGCGGCTGCGGTGCCTGGCGCCCCTGGAGGGCGCGCGCTTCGCCCTGGTGCGCGAGGACAGGGGCGGGCGCCGCGTGCACCGTTTCCAGAGCCCCGCTGGGACCGAGGCGCTCTTCGAGCTGCACAACATTTCCGTGGCTGACTCCGCCAACTACAGCTGCGTCTACGTGGACCTGAAGCCGCCTTTCGGGGGCTCCGCGCCCAGCGAGCGCTTGGAGCTGCGCGTGGACG GACCCCCTCCCAGGCCTCAGCTCCGGGCAACGTGGAGTGGGGCGGTCCTGGCGGGCCGAGATGCCGTCCTGCGCTGCGAGGGACCCATCCCCGACGTCACCTTCGAGCTGCTGCGCGAGGGCGAGACGAAGGCCGTGAAGACGGTCCGCACCCCCGGGGCCGCGGCGAACCTCGAGCTGATCTTCGTGGGGCCCCAGCACGCTGGCAACTACAGGTGCCGCTACCGCTCCTGGGTGCCCCACACCTTCGAATCGGAGCTCAGCGACCCTGTGGAGCTCCTGGTGGCAG AAAGCTGA
- the ZNF497 gene encoding zinc finger protein 497 isoform X1, giving the protein MATQHARVAWLWRRPHGNQKARARCRAIVTQAQWGETRDLGPLCRMQPRLPGDPVPALLPFHAARSRVRASLRPRLVDAEAGRGRCRESTLGHAAALPSQERGRMAAQTSEASALVPQVFHSPLELMVPAPRPQEELVPGTEEGEEQEAPLGPFQAPPPGHRREMESPRGWTLQVAPEEGQVLCNVKTATRGLSEGAVSGGWGAWENSTEVPREAGDGQRQQATLGAADEQGGPGRELGPADGGRDGAEPGSEPAVRALRPSPLPEEPGCRCGECGKAFSQGSYLLQHRRVHTGEKPYTCPECGKAFAWSSNLSQHQRIHSGEKPYACRECGKAFRAHSQLIHHQQTHSGLKPFRCPDCGKSFGRSTTLVQHRRTHTGEKPYECPECGKAFSWNSNFLEHRRVHTGARPHACRDCGKAFSQSSNLAEHLKIHAGARPHACPDCGKAFVRVAGLRQHRRTHSSEKPFPCAECGKAFRESSQLLQHQRTHTGERPFECAECGQAFVMGSYLAEHRRVHTGEKPHACAQCGKAFSQRSNLLSHQRTHSGAKPFACADCGKAFRGSSGLAHHRLSHTGERPFACAECGKAFRGSSELRQHQRLHSGERPFVCAHCSKAFVRKSELLSHRRTHTGERPYSCGECGKPFSHRCNLNEHQKRHGGRAAP; this is encoded by the exons ATGGCAACGCAGCACGCCAGAGTAGCTTGGCTGTGGCGCCGTCCCCATGGGAACCAGAAGGCGCGCGCCCGCTGCCGCGCCATAGTTACGCAGGCGCAGTGGGGAGAAACGCGAGACCTTGGGCCGCTCTGCCGAATGCAACCGCGCCTCCCAGGAGACCCGGTGCCCGCCCTCCTACCATTCCACGCGGCTCGATCCCGCGTGCGGGCCTCTCTCAGGCCGCGCCTAGTGGACGCAGAGGCGGGCCGAGGACG CTGCAGAGAAAGTACCCTGGGCCATGCAgctgccctcccctcccaggaAAGGGGCAGGATGGCTGCCCAGACGAGTGAGGCATCAGCCCTGGTCCCCCAGGTCTTCCACAGTCCACTGGAACTGATG GTGCCAGCCCCCAGGCCCCAAGAGGAGCTGGTCCCCGggacagaggagggagaggagcaagaGGCTCCCCTGGGCCCcttccaggccccacctccag GTCACAGGCGCGAGATGGAGTCCCCAAGAGGGTGGACCCTGCAGGTGGCCCCAGAGGAAGGCCAGGTCCTCTGCAATGTGAAGACTGCCACGAGGGGCCTCTCTGAGGGGGCTGTGTCTGGAGGCTGGGGGGCCTGGGAAAACTCCACGGAGGTTCCGAGGGAGGCAGGGGACGGCCAGCGGCAGCAAGCCACACTGGGGGCGGCGGACGAACAGGGAGGCCCCGGCAGGGAGCTGGGCCCCGCAGACGGTGGGCGGGACGGGGCTGAGCCCGGGAGCGAGCCTGCAGTCCGGGCGTTGCGCCCTTCGCCTCTCCCAGAGGAGCCGGGCTGCCGGTGCGGGGAGTGCGGCAAGGCGTTCAGCCAGGGCTCTTACTTGCTGCAGCATCGGCGCGTGCACACAGGCGAGAAGCCGTACACGTGCCCCGAGTGCGGCAAGGCCTTCGCCTGGAGCTCCAACCTCAGCCAGCACCAGCGCATCCACAGCGGCGAGAAGCCCTACGCTTGCAGGGAGTGCGGCAAGGCCTTCCGCGCGCACTCGCAGCTCATCCACCACCAGCAGACACACAGCGGCCTGAAGCCCTTCCGCTGCCCGGACTGCGGCAAGTCCTTCGGCCGAAGCACCACGCTGGTGCAGCACCGACGCACGCACACGGGCGAGAAGCCCTACGAGTGCCCGGAGTGCGGCAAGGCCTTCAGCTGGAACTCCAATTTCCTGGAGCACCGGCGCGTGCACACGGGCGCGCGGCCGCACGCCTGCCGGGACTGTGGCAAGGCCTTCAGCCAGAGCTCCAACCTGGCCGAGCACCTGAAGATCCACGCGGGCGCACGGCCACACGCCTGTCCCGACTGCGGCAAGGCCTTCGTGCGTGTGGCGGGGCTGCGGCAGCACCGGCGCACGCACAGCAGCGAGAAGCCCTTCCCCTGCGCCGAGTGCGGAAAGGCTTTCCGCGAGAGCTCGCAGCTCCTGCAGCACCAGCGCACGCACACTGGTGAGCGGCCCTTCGAGTGCGCCGAGTGTGGCCAGGCTTTCGTCATGGGCTCCTACCTGGCGGAGCACCGGCGCGTGCACACGGGCGAGAAGCCTCATGCGTGCGCCCAGTGCGGCAAGGCCTTCAGCCAGCGCTCCAACCTACTGAGCCACCAGCGCACGCACTCGGGCGCCAAGCCCTTCGCCTGCGCCGACTGCGGCAAGGCCTTCCGCGGCAGTTCCGGCCTGGCGCACCACCGGCTTTCGCACACGGGAGAGCGACCCTTCGCCTGCGCAGAATGCGGCAAGGCCTTCCGCGGCAGCTCCGAGCTGCGCCAGCACCAGCGCCTGCACTCTGGCGAGAGGCCGTTCGTCTGCGCCCACTGCAGCAAGGCCTTCGTGCGCAAGTCGGAGCTCTTAAGCCACCGGCGCACGCACACGGGCGAGAGGCCCTACTCTTGCGGCGAGTGCGGGAAGCCTTTCAGCCACCGTTGCAACCTCAACGAGCACCAGAAGCGGCACGGGGGCCGCGCTGCGCCCTGA
- the ZNF497 gene encoding zinc finger protein 497 isoform X2, translating into METGPSCSSQTGVSTFLTLGAPPREARRGEWCHSRASAGHRREMESPRGWTLQVAPEEGQVLCNVKTATRGLSEGAVSGGWGAWENSTEVPREAGDGQRQQATLGAADEQGGPGRELGPADGGRDGAEPGSEPAVRALRPSPLPEEPGCRCGECGKAFSQGSYLLQHRRVHTGEKPYTCPECGKAFAWSSNLSQHQRIHSGEKPYACRECGKAFRAHSQLIHHQQTHSGLKPFRCPDCGKSFGRSTTLVQHRRTHTGEKPYECPECGKAFSWNSNFLEHRRVHTGARPHACRDCGKAFSQSSNLAEHLKIHAGARPHACPDCGKAFVRVAGLRQHRRTHSSEKPFPCAECGKAFRESSQLLQHQRTHTGERPFECAECGQAFVMGSYLAEHRRVHTGEKPHACAQCGKAFSQRSNLLSHQRTHSGAKPFACADCGKAFRGSSGLAHHRLSHTGERPFACAECGKAFRGSSELRQHQRLHSGERPFVCAHCSKAFVRKSELLSHRRTHTGERPYSCGECGKPFSHRCNLNEHQKRHGGRAAP; encoded by the exons ATGGAGACGGGTCCATCGTGTTCCTCACAAACTGGAGTCTCCACCTTCTTGACACTTGGGGCCCCACCCCGTGAAGCAAGGAGAGGAGAGTGGTGCCACAGTAGGGCCAGTGCAG GTCACAGGCGCGAGATGGAGTCCCCAAGAGGGTGGACCCTGCAGGTGGCCCCAGAGGAAGGCCAGGTCCTCTGCAATGTGAAGACTGCCACGAGGGGCCTCTCTGAGGGGGCTGTGTCTGGAGGCTGGGGGGCCTGGGAAAACTCCACGGAGGTTCCGAGGGAGGCAGGGGACGGCCAGCGGCAGCAAGCCACACTGGGGGCGGCGGACGAACAGGGAGGCCCCGGCAGGGAGCTGGGCCCCGCAGACGGTGGGCGGGACGGGGCTGAGCCCGGGAGCGAGCCTGCAGTCCGGGCGTTGCGCCCTTCGCCTCTCCCAGAGGAGCCGGGCTGCCGGTGCGGGGAGTGCGGCAAGGCGTTCAGCCAGGGCTCTTACTTGCTGCAGCATCGGCGCGTGCACACAGGCGAGAAGCCGTACACGTGCCCCGAGTGCGGCAAGGCCTTCGCCTGGAGCTCCAACCTCAGCCAGCACCAGCGCATCCACAGCGGCGAGAAGCCCTACGCTTGCAGGGAGTGCGGCAAGGCCTTCCGCGCGCACTCGCAGCTCATCCACCACCAGCAGACACACAGCGGCCTGAAGCCCTTCCGCTGCCCGGACTGCGGCAAGTCCTTCGGCCGAAGCACCACGCTGGTGCAGCACCGACGCACGCACACGGGCGAGAAGCCCTACGAGTGCCCGGAGTGCGGCAAGGCCTTCAGCTGGAACTCCAATTTCCTGGAGCACCGGCGCGTGCACACGGGCGCGCGGCCGCACGCCTGCCGGGACTGTGGCAAGGCCTTCAGCCAGAGCTCCAACCTGGCCGAGCACCTGAAGATCCACGCGGGCGCACGGCCACACGCCTGTCCCGACTGCGGCAAGGCCTTCGTGCGTGTGGCGGGGCTGCGGCAGCACCGGCGCACGCACAGCAGCGAGAAGCCCTTCCCCTGCGCCGAGTGCGGAAAGGCTTTCCGCGAGAGCTCGCAGCTCCTGCAGCACCAGCGCACGCACACTGGTGAGCGGCCCTTCGAGTGCGCCGAGTGTGGCCAGGCTTTCGTCATGGGCTCCTACCTGGCGGAGCACCGGCGCGTGCACACGGGCGAGAAGCCTCATGCGTGCGCCCAGTGCGGCAAGGCCTTCAGCCAGCGCTCCAACCTACTGAGCCACCAGCGCACGCACTCGGGCGCCAAGCCCTTCGCCTGCGCCGACTGCGGCAAGGCCTTCCGCGGCAGTTCCGGCCTGGCGCACCACCGGCTTTCGCACACGGGAGAGCGACCCTTCGCCTGCGCAGAATGCGGCAAGGCCTTCCGCGGCAGCTCCGAGCTGCGCCAGCACCAGCGCCTGCACTCTGGCGAGAGGCCGTTCGTCTGCGCCCACTGCAGCAAGGCCTTCGTGCGCAAGTCGGAGCTCTTAAGCCACCGGCGCACGCACACGGGCGAGAGGCCCTACTCTTGCGGCGAGTGCGGGAAGCCTTTCAGCCACCGTTGCAACCTCAACGAGCACCAGAAGCGGCACGGGGGCCGCGCTGCGCCCTGA
- the ZNF497 gene encoding zinc finger protein 497 isoform X3: MESPRGWTLQVAPEEGQVLCNVKTATRGLSEGAVSGGWGAWENSTEVPREAGDGQRQQATLGAADEQGGPGRELGPADGGRDGAEPGSEPAVRALRPSPLPEEPGCRCGECGKAFSQGSYLLQHRRVHTGEKPYTCPECGKAFAWSSNLSQHQRIHSGEKPYACRECGKAFRAHSQLIHHQQTHSGLKPFRCPDCGKSFGRSTTLVQHRRTHTGEKPYECPECGKAFSWNSNFLEHRRVHTGARPHACRDCGKAFSQSSNLAEHLKIHAGARPHACPDCGKAFVRVAGLRQHRRTHSSEKPFPCAECGKAFRESSQLLQHQRTHTGERPFECAECGQAFVMGSYLAEHRRVHTGEKPHACAQCGKAFSQRSNLLSHQRTHSGAKPFACADCGKAFRGSSGLAHHRLSHTGERPFACAECGKAFRGSSELRQHQRLHSGERPFVCAHCSKAFVRKSELLSHRRTHTGERPYSCGECGKPFSHRCNLNEHQKRHGGRAAP; this comes from the coding sequence ATGGAGTCCCCAAGAGGGTGGACCCTGCAGGTGGCCCCAGAGGAAGGCCAGGTCCTCTGCAATGTGAAGACTGCCACGAGGGGCCTCTCTGAGGGGGCTGTGTCTGGAGGCTGGGGGGCCTGGGAAAACTCCACGGAGGTTCCGAGGGAGGCAGGGGACGGCCAGCGGCAGCAAGCCACACTGGGGGCGGCGGACGAACAGGGAGGCCCCGGCAGGGAGCTGGGCCCCGCAGACGGTGGGCGGGACGGGGCTGAGCCCGGGAGCGAGCCTGCAGTCCGGGCGTTGCGCCCTTCGCCTCTCCCAGAGGAGCCGGGCTGCCGGTGCGGGGAGTGCGGCAAGGCGTTCAGCCAGGGCTCTTACTTGCTGCAGCATCGGCGCGTGCACACAGGCGAGAAGCCGTACACGTGCCCCGAGTGCGGCAAGGCCTTCGCCTGGAGCTCCAACCTCAGCCAGCACCAGCGCATCCACAGCGGCGAGAAGCCCTACGCTTGCAGGGAGTGCGGCAAGGCCTTCCGCGCGCACTCGCAGCTCATCCACCACCAGCAGACACACAGCGGCCTGAAGCCCTTCCGCTGCCCGGACTGCGGCAAGTCCTTCGGCCGAAGCACCACGCTGGTGCAGCACCGACGCACGCACACGGGCGAGAAGCCCTACGAGTGCCCGGAGTGCGGCAAGGCCTTCAGCTGGAACTCCAATTTCCTGGAGCACCGGCGCGTGCACACGGGCGCGCGGCCGCACGCCTGCCGGGACTGTGGCAAGGCCTTCAGCCAGAGCTCCAACCTGGCCGAGCACCTGAAGATCCACGCGGGCGCACGGCCACACGCCTGTCCCGACTGCGGCAAGGCCTTCGTGCGTGTGGCGGGGCTGCGGCAGCACCGGCGCACGCACAGCAGCGAGAAGCCCTTCCCCTGCGCCGAGTGCGGAAAGGCTTTCCGCGAGAGCTCGCAGCTCCTGCAGCACCAGCGCACGCACACTGGTGAGCGGCCCTTCGAGTGCGCCGAGTGTGGCCAGGCTTTCGTCATGGGCTCCTACCTGGCGGAGCACCGGCGCGTGCACACGGGCGAGAAGCCTCATGCGTGCGCCCAGTGCGGCAAGGCCTTCAGCCAGCGCTCCAACCTACTGAGCCACCAGCGCACGCACTCGGGCGCCAAGCCCTTCGCCTGCGCCGACTGCGGCAAGGCCTTCCGCGGCAGTTCCGGCCTGGCGCACCACCGGCTTTCGCACACGGGAGAGCGACCCTTCGCCTGCGCAGAATGCGGCAAGGCCTTCCGCGGCAGCTCCGAGCTGCGCCAGCACCAGCGCCTGCACTCTGGCGAGAGGCCGTTCGTCTGCGCCCACTGCAGCAAGGCCTTCGTGCGCAAGTCGGAGCTCTTAAGCCACCGGCGCACGCACACGGGCGAGAGGCCCTACTCTTGCGGCGAGTGCGGGAAGCCTTTCAGCCACCGTTGCAACCTCAACGAGCACCAGAAGCGGCACGGGGGCCGCGCTGCGCCCTGA